The nucleotide window GCTATCCGCAATCTGTTGTCCAGATAAATAAGCCCCATCACTCTCTGTAAATAAAGCAAGCAATTTTTCTCGGTTATTCTTCATGATAGCCAAGCCACCTTCTTATCGCGTTTTTTTCATTCTTCAATTCTTTCAAAATAACTGCTCGTTCGATTTTATCAAGTGTTTCCTTCATCCAAGGACCTGCCTTTTCACCTGACCATTTCAGTAAATCAGCCCCAGTGATTGCAAGATCTTTTTTGGAGTGAATCGGAAGTGCTTGATAAGCTTTTGTGAGCAGTTCCAGTTGATTTTCACCAAACCGGATGGTATTTAATTCATTTACTAAAGAAAAAGCTTCTACACCAGCATGATAAAGTTCTTCTTCAGACCAGTCTGTTTTTTTAGTTAACGCATACTGATACGTTTTATTAACTAGCTGTACAGTTTTGTTTGGCAATTTCCACGCCTTCAAAAAAGCAGTCAGATTATTCGGCTTCACAGCAACTACTAATCCAAGCCAAATAGCCATTTCCGATTCTCGCTTATCCCAGTTCCAACTAGCAAAGTCGCTAAGTGCAGCTGCTTTTCCTTTTAAGCCAGGTAAAAAGGATTCCATTTCGACTTTTAAGAGTAGTTCCATTGCCCGTTTAATAGCAGAACCTTTTACCATTTTCACCCATTCTACTGTTATTCTCTCAAAAGATGTATGCTTTAACAAACCAATTTGATTTTGTAAGGCCGCTTCTGTCTCCTTTTCTAAATGAAAGTCTAGTTGGCTAAGAAAACGTATCGCGCGCATCATTCTGAGTGCATCTTCATGAAAGCGTTCGGAGGCTTTTCCCACTGCCCGGATTTCTTTCTTTCGAATCGAATTTTGACCTAAAAAAGGATCATGCAAGTCAAAATTCTCATCCATTGCAATCGCGTTCATCGTAAAATCTCGGCGTAATAAATCTTCTTCTAGTGAACGAATGAAAGTTACTTCACTCGGGCGACGATAATCTTCATAAGCCCCTTCTGTTCGGAAAGTAGTCACTTCATAGTATTCGTTATTTTCTCTAACCGTAACTGTTCCATGGGCGATTCCCGTATCATAGGTCGAAGCGAAAATTGTCTTTACTTCTTCTGGATAGGCACTGGTTGCAATATCCACATCGGATATCGTTCTATTTAGCAAATAATCTCTGACAGACCCGCCAACAAAATACGCTTCAAAACCCTCAGTAGTTAATTTTTGCAATACCGGAAGCGCCTTTTTAAAAACGTCATTCATCTGTCAATCGCTCCTTTATTCATCGTTTCTTCGTAAATCCCGCCAATCAAGAAAACCAGCACCTAACCCACGAATTAAAATTTCTGCTGTACCAATGTTTGTCGCGAGGGGAATTTCGTATACATCACATAGTCTAATAAGTGCCGTCACATCAGGTTCATGGGGTTGTGCAGTTAAAGGATCACGTAAAAAAATAACTAAATCCATTTTATTTTCGGAAATACGGGCACCAATTTGCTGATCGCCACCAAGCGGACCAGACTTAAAACGATGTACGGTTAAACCGGTTGCTTCGATAACACGCATTCCCGTTGTACCAGTCGCATATAACTCATGCGGCTCTAGTAAATGTTTATATGCAGTCGCAAATCCTACCATCAACTCTTTCTTCTCGTCGTGCGCAATTAGTGCGATATGCATTCTATTCACCTATCCTTAGTCTAAAATATTTTCTAATCCATAAACAAGTGTTTCTAATTCTTTTGTTTTACGAACTGAAAGTGCTACGCCTGACATAAAGGAAATCCGGTCATAGGAATCATGACGTAAAGTTAGCCCTTGACCTTCTGCACCAAAAATCACTTCTTGATGAGCAACTAATCCAGGTAGACGGACACTATGAATGCGCATTCCTTCAAACTCTCCACCTCTTGCACCTTCTATCAATTCTACTTCGTCTGCTGCACCTTGTTTAACGTAATCTCGTACTTCCGCCATCATTTCTGCCGTTTTAACAGCTGTACCACTTGGCGCGTCTAATTTATTATCATGATGTAATTCGATAATTTCTACATTCGGGAAATATTTAGCTGCTTTTTGGGCGAATTGCATCATTAAAACAGCTCCGACAGCAAAGTTTGGAGCAATTAATGCGCCAATTTTTTTAGATTCAGCGATTTCTCTTAGTTCAGCAATTTGTTCTGGTTGAAATCCAGTCGTTCCCACAACTGCACGAACGCCATGTTCTAAGATTATTTTTGTGTTAGTATACCCTACTTTAGGTGTTGTAAAGTCAACTACACAATCAGGTTTTTCCTCTTCCAACATCCTAGCTAAATCAGCATAAACAGGTACATTTAAAGAGCTAAATTCGGCTATTTCATGGATGTTTTTCTCTTTTGGTTCATGATCTAATACCGCAATAAGTTCTAAATCAGCTTCTCTTAAAATGGTTTTGACAACCTCGTGTCCCATTCTTCCTTTAAATCCAGATACTGCTACTTTCATTCTGCTTGTTCCTCCTTCTTAGTCCAGCGATTTTTATCGCGTTCTTTGAATTTTGCTAACACAGTGTCGTGCGCTTCCTCCATATCAATACCAAGTGAATTAGCCATACAGGTAAGCACAAATAAGCAATCGCCAAGTTCTTCTACTACCGTTTTTTCTGATTCACTTGATTTTTTTGGCTTTTCGCCATAATAATGATTAATTTCCCGAGCTAGTTCGCCAGTTTCTTCCGTAATTCGGGCCATCATTGCTAGCGGGGAAAAATAACCTTCCTCGAATCCACCAATGAAATCGTCCACTTCTTTTTGTATTTCTGCCATTGTTTTCACCATAGGTTTTCCCCCTTTTTGTGTTAAACTAAAATAGGTTTTAAGACTCGATTGTTAACTTCATTTCATTATACCTAAACAAATACATACAAGTCCATGATTTTTCACTTACTTATTAAATAGATTGCAAGGAGGAAAAACGATGCTAAAAACACTGCGCACCAAAAACATTTGTTTTATCATGCTCGGGACAGCGATTTATGCTTTCGGACTCGTAAACTTTAATATCGCCAATAATTTAGGAGAAGGCGGCCTTGCTGGTGTAACACTTTTCTTGCTTCATTTCTTTCAAATTGATCCAGCTTACTCCAACTTAGTCCTAAATATCCCATTATTTATTTTAGGCTGGCGTGTTTTAGGCAACCGTTCGCTTATCTACACAGGGGTCGGAACAGTTAGTTTATCGCTATTTTTGTGGATTTTCCAGCGTATTCCTTATACCTTAGATTTACATAGTGACTTACTACTAGTCGCACTGTTTGCAGGTGGTTTTAGTGGCATTGGATTAGGTCTAGTATTCCGGTACGGTGGAACAACTGGTGGTAGCGATATTATTGCCAAGCTACTAAACCATACAAAAGGAATTAGCATGGGACGAACGCTTTTTGCGATTGATGCGATTGTCCTTCTTGTCTCCCTTTCATACCTAGACATTCGCCAAGTGATGTATACGCTTGTCGCAGTTTTCATCGGTTCACGTGTCATCGATTTTGTCCAAGAAGGCGCTTATGCAGCTCGTGGGGCACTTATTATCTCCAAAAATAATGACTTAATCGCCTCTCATGTAATGCTTTCGATGAACCGCGGTGTGACAGTTTTAGAAGGCCGTGGTGGTTTTTCCAAAAGCGAGCAAGACGTTCTGTATATTGTTGTCGCTAAAAATGAAATTGTTCAGTTGAAAAATATCGTCCAAGCAGTCGATCCTCATGCATTTGTATCCGTTAGTGTCGTTCATGATGTGATGGGCGAAGGATTTACATTAGACGAAAATAAAAATCCTATTTACTAATGTACTTGCTAGGTAAATAATTCGCTAGTGGTAATTCACTCTGCCAACCTAGTGCTAAATCTGCTAAAATTTTACCTACATAAGGACCTGTGGTTAATCCAGAAGCACCAAGTCCATTAGCAAGAAAGACGGATTCCAAACCCGGAAGTGCACCAATTAATGGGGCAAAATCTGGTGTATATGGCCTTGTTCCAAC belongs to Listeria ivanovii subsp. ivanovii and includes:
- a CDS encoding CCA tRNA nucleotidyltransferase — encoded protein: MNDVFKKALPVLQKLTTEGFEAYFVGGSVRDYLLNRTISDVDIATSAYPEEVKTIFASTYDTGIAHGTVTVRENNEYYEVTTFRTEGAYEDYRRPSEVTFIRSLEEDLLRRDFTMNAIAMDENFDLHDPFLGQNSIRKKEIRAVGKASERFHEDALRMMRAIRFLSQLDFHLEKETEAALQNQIGLLKHTSFERITVEWVKMVKGSAIKRAMELLLKVEMESFLPGLKGKAAALSDFASWNWDKRESEMAIWLGLVVAVKPNNLTAFLKAWKLPNKTVQLVNKTYQYALTKKTDWSEEELYHAGVEAFSLVNELNTIRFGENQLELLTKAYQALPIHSKKDLAITGADLLKWSGEKAGPWMKETLDKIERAVILKELKNEKNAIRRWLGYHEE
- the mgsA gene encoding methylglyoxal synthase, with the translated sequence MHIALIAHDEKKELMVGFATAYKHLLEPHELYATGTTGMRVIEATGLTVHRFKSGPLGGDQQIGARISENKMDLVIFLRDPLTAQPHEPDVTALIRLCDVYEIPLATNIGTAEILIRGLGAGFLDWRDLRRNDE
- the dapB gene encoding 4-hydroxy-tetrahydrodipicolinate reductase, giving the protein MKVAVSGFKGRMGHEVVKTILREADLELIAVLDHEPKEKNIHEIAEFSSLNVPVYADLARMLEEEKPDCVVDFTTPKVGYTNTKIILEHGVRAVVGTTGFQPEQIAELREIAESKKIGALIAPNFAVGAVLMMQFAQKAAKYFPNVEIIELHHDNKLDAPSGTAVKTAEMMAEVRDYVKQGAADEVELIEGARGGEFEGMRIHSVRLPGLVAHQEVIFGAEGQGLTLRHDSYDRISFMSGVALSVRKTKELETLVYGLENILD
- a CDS encoding nucleotide pyrophosphohydrolase, with protein sequence MVKTMAEIQKEVDDFIGGFEEGYFSPLAMMARITEETGELAREINHYYGEKPKKSSESEKTVVEELGDCLFVLTCMANSLGIDMEEAHDTVLAKFKERDKNRWTKKEEQAE
- a CDS encoding YitT family protein, with translation MLKTLRTKNICFIMLGTAIYAFGLVNFNIANNLGEGGLAGVTLFLLHFFQIDPAYSNLVLNIPLFILGWRVLGNRSLIYTGVGTVSLSLFLWIFQRIPYTLDLHSDLLLVALFAGGFSGIGLGLVFRYGGTTGGSDIIAKLLNHTKGISMGRTLFAIDAIVLLVSLSYLDIRQVMYTLVAVFIGSRVIDFVQEGAYAARGALIISKNNDLIASHVMLSMNRGVTVLEGRGGFSKSEQDVLYIVVAKNEIVQLKNIVQAVDPHAFVSVSVVHDVMGEGFTLDENKNPIY